DNA from Sulfurimonas gotlandica GD1:
TGAAAAGAAAATACTTTCAAACAAGTTCGCTGAAGCTAATCTAGAGCAAAGTTATCTTGGGCAGATCGGAAAATTTTCTGAACCGATTTTTGCACCATTAGGTTTTGACTGGAAGATGAGTGTTGCTCTTCAAACTGGGCTTGCTGCAAAAGAAGTTGTTGTATCGACTCTAGGTGTACTTTATGCTCTTGGAGATGATGTAGATGAAGAGAATAACTCTCTTATTAATGCTATTAGTAAAAATATATCTTTTGCATCTGCAATAGCATTTATTGTTGTTATTATGATTTATCTGCCATGTTTAGCAGCATCTATTGTTTTTACTCGTGAAGCAGGAGGGATAAAGTATTTCTTTTACCTTTTTGCATTTACATCTGTTGTAGCTTATTCACTTTCATTTATAGCATACAATATAGCTTTGATGTTCTCTTAACCAGCTATTAGTTTATCTCTGTTAAAATCTCACATGAAAAAAATATTAATGATTGAAGATGACTTAGAATTAGCAGAGATACTAACAGAGTATCTTGAGCAGTTTGAGTTTGAGGTTATCACAGAAGATGACCCTTTTAAAGCTGTAAGTATATTAAAATTGGAGCCATTTGATTTAGTAATCTTGGACTTGACACTTCCAGGAATGGATGGTTTGGAAGTTTGTGAAGCAATTCGTGAGAGACAGGATATTCCTATAATCATATCATCAGCAAGAAGTGATGTTACAGATAAAATAAAAGCACTTGAGCTTGGTGCTGATGACTACTTGCCAAAGCCATATGACCCAAGAGAACTAGAAGCAAGAATTCACTCAGTTCTTAGACGTTACGCGGCAAAATCTGAAGCAAAAGAAGAGTCTAAAAGTGACTTTAAATGTGATACCTCATCTATGATGATTACATATAAAAGCAGAAATATAGACCTTACAAACGCAGAATTTGGAATACTTGCTTATATGATTGCTAAACAGGGACTGGTGGTCTCAAGAGAAGACCTTATCCATAACGTAAATGCTATAAATGAAGACTCTTCAAACAAAAGTATAGATGTTATGGTTGGAAGAATCAGAAATAAACTAGGCGATAAAACTCTTATAGAGTCAGTTCGTGGTGTTGGATACAAGTTACTTAAGTAATAATGAAAAAACACGCCGTTCTCATAACTGTACTTTTTGCACTAGCAGTTACACTTGTTAGTGTTAGTGCAGTTTTCTGGGAATTTTACAAACTTAATAAGCATCAATATATAGACCATATCTTCTCAAAACACGAAACAATTACTCAGATATATCGTGAACACCTTCAGAAAAATACTTCACAAATCATGCTTGAAGCAAACTTGGCAGTCTATAAGTTTGTAATAGAAAATGATGAGAATGAAAAAAAAAGAATTTTAGAAAATTCAAAACTATTAAAACATAAAAATTTTAAAAGAGTCGATGAAGCTATTATGTTAAACAATCAAGGTCTTTACACTCAAAAAGTTGTTCGTGATCTTAGAATATCAATGGTTGAATTAAGCAAGACTATATACTTTTATATAGAGTCTCCTATTGGCTCTGTTATGATTCAAGATGAAGAGTTAAAGCCATATAAATACTATTCAATTGCATACTCATATTTGACAATTATATTAATTATTTCTATCTCATTTGTACTTATTTTACAAAGACTCAGACCACTTATTCGCCTAAGAAGAAAGATTGCTCTTTTTGGAAACGGAGATATGAATATCTCTTTTAAAACTTCAGGAAGTGATGAGATAGCACTAGTCTCAAATGAACTTGAATCAACAAGAGAGAAGATTAATTCATTGCTAGATTCTAGAACACTATTTTTGAGAAATATTATGCATGAGCTAAAGACACCAATTGCAAAGGGAACTATTGCTACTCAGATGCTTCGTACTACAAAAGAAAGAGATAGATTTAGTTCTATTTTTGGCCGTTTGGAGACGCTTGTGGAAGAGTTTGCTCTTATTGAAGAAGTAACAAGTGTGCATGATAAGAGCGACTTTAAAGAATACAGACTTATTGACATTATAGACGGAGCTATTGATATGGCTATGATTGATAGAAGCAGTGTAACGATAGATATAGATGCCATGCCTAAATTGATAGTCAGCTACAGATTATATACAACAGCGATAAAAAATATGATAGATAACGGTATCAAATACTCCCCAGATTCTCATGTAAAAATTTTGATAATAAATAATGAATTGTGTTTTGAGAGCAAGGGTGAGTGTATAGCGCATCCACTTCAATACTATATAGAACCTTTTACAAAAGAAAATCCATCAAAAAATAGCTTTGGTTTGGGACTTTATCTAGTTGACTCTATTTTAAAAGTGCATGAGCAGGTTTTGGCGCATGAGTATGATAATGGAGTTAATCGTTTTATTTTTGCATAAGTTTTTATCTGTAAACTATTGTAATGAATAAAGTAGATAAAAATATTAAAATTTTACTTATTGTTTTTTTTGCATTCTCGTTCTTTATTTTTGGCTGGATTAGTCACTCCGCTTATAAGCCTGGAAACAGAATAGAGAAGCCATCAGTTTTAGATGAGATAAAAAAGACAAAAATTCTTAATGTTGTCTTATTAAATGCCCCTTCAACCTATTACATAGGAACTGATGGGGCACAGGGTTTTGAGTATGAGCTACTTCATTCTTATGCTGAGCATCTTGGTGTGACTCTAAATATTACTACTGCAAATACAATAAAAGAGGCTATAAAGTTCTCTAAACTTCCACATATACATATTACTTCAGCATCTCTGGCTAAAACTAAAGCTCGTGAGAGAACTTTTAACTTTGGACCCTCCTATTTTGAAGTTCAAGAACAGGTTATTTGTAATCGTGGGATGCTAGGTAGCGGAAAGTTCCCAAGAGATGTGGAAAGTCTTGCCGGACTTAGTATCACAGTAGGTGATGGAACTAGTTATAGTGAAACTATAAAATCATTGCAAGAAGATGGTTTTGACATAAATGCAACACTTGATTCAGAGCTCTCAACAGAAGAGCTCTTAGAACAGGTAGCATCTCATAAGATAGACTGTACTATAGCGGATTCAAATATTTACGCACTAAATCAGAGATATTTTTCAGGGATTACACAAGCTTTTGTTATAAGTGAAAGAGAACAGTTGGCATGGGTATTAGCGGAAAATTCAAAAGAATTAGCAGCTGATATGTATTCGTGGTTTAATGGTTTTAATCAAAGTGGTAAATTAGCACAGCTTAAAGACCATTACTACAGCTATGTACTTTTCTTCGACTATTACGACAACAAAATGTTTTATAAACGTGTAAAATCAAGACTACCAAAATATAAAGAATATTTTGAAAAGTATGGAACACGCTATGGAATTCCTTGGACTGTTTTGGCAGCACAGTCCTATCAGGAGTCACATTGGAACCCAAAAGCAAAAAGTTTTACAGGAGTTAGAGGCTTGATGATGTTGACTCTTCGTACTGCGAAATTACTTGGTGTAAAAAACCGTCTAGATCCTGAGCAAAGTATAAAAGGTGGAACAAGACATCTCAATCAGATGCTAATTAATGTTCCCAAAGAAGTAGAGGGTGAAAACCGCCTAAAATTTGCACTTGCTGCTTACAATATTGGAATGGGACACATAAAAGATGCGCAAGATCTAGCTAAAAAGATGGGACTGAACCAAAATATATGGAGTGATTTGAAACAAGCTTTACCACTTCTTTCTCAAAAGAGATATTACCAAAAATTAAAACATGGGTATGCAAGAGGAAGTGAGCCTGTTCGGTATGTTGATTCAATATATGACTACAGAGATATCTTACAAAACATTAATGAAGACGAAGATGAAGATGAAGATGAAGAAGAAGAGAAAAAGTAGTTTTTCCTCTCTCTTGTTTTGAGGTTTAAAGTACCTCACCATCTTCACCCTCTTTACCAGTTGCAAGAGCGCTTAAAAAACTTTCCATGTCATATTTTACTCTATACTCTGGAGTCATAATATGAATAAGTATATCTCCTAAATCAACAACTATCCAATCACCACTCTCATCAACATTGTTAAATTTCTCAGCAGGTTTAAGATCATCTTTTAGGTGATTTAGTAGAGCAGCTGTATGTCTTGGTCCCAGTGATGAAGCAATGATTGCATATTCAACGAAATAATTTTTGGCTCTTAAGTCAAAAACCTCTATTCCCTCAGCTTTGTTTTTGTCTAAAGAATTAGTGATATTATCAATTCTATTTTGCATTTTGTTCCTTATAATATTTTTCAATTTCAATCGCACATTTTTGTGGCAATTTTCTTTTATCTATCTTCTGTCTTAAAGTGGTTGATGAGATGTCTACATCTACACTTAGTTTCATAAAGCCCTTTGGTATTTCTAGAGATTCTCTTGAAGCAACTATAAAAGTTACTAACTCTTTTAGCTCACGGTAGTCCGTCCACTTATGAAGAGTTTCAAGATTATCAGCTCCAATAGTGAGATATATCTTTTTGTATGTTTTCAAAAGATACTTTACACTCTCTATTGTTGGGACTTTCTCAGCTTTTGAGACTTCAAAATCACTAATCTCAACATTTTTGTAATCAGAGAAAATCTCTCTTAGCCACTTTAGTCTTAACTCAGAAGGGGCATAAGATTGTGATTTAAAAGGATTTAAATATGTTGGCATGACGATGACTTTGTCAATCTCTTTTATGTTCAGTAAAGCCCTGACAATTGCCTCATGAGCGATGTGAGGTGGATCAAAAGATCCGCCAAATAGTGCAATAGTTTCCATAGGCTTCCCAAATTTAAAGCGAATTATAGCTAGTTTTAGATAAAATAATACAATTTTTTTAATTTTAGGAAATATAATGGCACTTAAAATAGCAATTAATGGATTTGGTAGAATTGGTCGTTGTGTAGCTCGAATAGCAGCTACAAGAAGTGATGTTGAAATTGTAGCTATAAATGACATGGCTAGCATGGACATGATGCTTTATTTATTAAAGAATGATTCTGTTCACGGAACATTTAAGAGTGAGATAGAGCAAATTGATGAAAACAACATCAGTATTGATGGACAAAATATTAGAATTTTTAGTGATCGTGATCCAATAAACTTAAGTTTTGCTGATTGTGGTGCTGATATGGTTTTAGAATGTACAGGTGTGTTCTTAACTCAAAAATCTGCTCAGGTTCACATTGATAACGGTGTTGAAAAAGTTCTTTTTTCAGCTCCTGCAAAAGATAAAGAGACTCCAACATTTGTAATGGGTGTAAATGAAAATGAGTACGATGGTCAAAAAATCGTTTCAAATGCTTCATGTACAACAAACTGTTTAGGTCCTGTAGCAAAGGTTTTAGATGATGCATTTGGAATTCAAAAGGGTCTTATGACTACTATTCACTCATATACAAATGATCAGAATATCTTAGATGTTAAACACTCATCAGACAAAAGACGTGCAAGAGCAGGTGCTATTAATATGATTCCTACAACTACTGGTGCAGCAAAAGCAATAAGCCTTGTAATGCCTCAGCTTCTAGGTAAGCTTCATGGACAAAGTGTTCGTGTTCCAACTCCTGATGTTTCTATGGTTGATTTAAACGTTGTCATATCAAGACAAACTACAAAAGAAGAAGTGACGGCAGTGTTTAATGAGATGGCAGATACTAAACTAAAAGGCCTTTTACTGATGGACAAAGAGATGAGAGTATCTCAAGACTTTGTTGGATCTACATACAGCTCAATTGTTGCAGAAGATTTAACTCAAGTCATTGGTGGCGATATGGTTAAAATTATGGCTTGGTATGACAACGAGTGGGGTTATTCAATGAGACTTATTGATATGGCTCTTCACATTAGTAAATAGGACAAAAATTGGAACTATTAAATATTAAAAACCTAGATTTAGCAGGTAAAAAAGTTTTCATAAGATGTGATTTTAATGTACCGATGGATGAGTTTGGAAATATCTCCGATGATAGAAGAATTCGTTCAGCAATTGCGACTGTAAACTATTGTTTAGATCAAAATTGTGCAGTTATTTTAGCATCTCATTTTGGTCGTCCAAAGGGTGAAGTAAATGAAAAATACTCTTTAGTCCCTGTAGCCAGAAGAATTCAGCATCTACTAAAAAGAGATGTTGTGATGGCTAAAGATGTTGTTGGTGAAGATGCAATGGCTAAAGCTTCTGTACTTAAAGATGGAGAAGTTTTACTTTTAGAAAATCTTCGTTTTGAAGCAGGTGAGACTCAAAATGATGCAGAATTTTCTAAAAAGCTTGCTTCTATGGCAGATTTCTATATCAATGATGCATTTGGTGTAAGTCACCGTGCACACGCTTCTGTTGAAGGTATTACCCATTTATTTGACAACAAACATAAAGCAGCCGGTTTTTTACTGGAAAAAGAGATTAATTTCTTTGGTAAACTCATTGATGCCCCTGTACGTCCGTTTGCTGCGATTGTAGGCGGTTCAAAAGTCTCAGGTAAACTAGAAGCACTTATAAACCTACTTCCAAAAGTTGATAAGATCTTTATCGGTGGCGGTATGGCATTTACATTTTTGAAGCAGATGGGCTATAACATAGGTGCTTCTCTTGTAGAAGATGACCTTCTTGAAGATGCTCAGCATGTTATGGATGAAGCAAGAAAACTTGGTGTTAAATTTTATCTGCCGGTTGATGTAATAGCAGCTGAAAAATTTTCTGCAGATGCAGTTAGTAAAATTGTTACAGCACAAGAGATACCTGATAATTGGATGGGTCTGGATATTGGACCTGCAACAGTAAGGCTTTACAGAGAAGGGCTTAATGATGTCCAAACAGTTCTTTGGAATGGACCAATGGGTGTTTATGAGATGGAGAAATTTGCAAGAGGTTCTAGTAAAATAGCTCACTTTGTTGCAGATAGCTATGCTACGACTGTTGTTGGCGGTGGTGACACTGCTGACCTTGTTCAACGTGTAGGTGTTGATGATGAGATGAGTTTTATCTCTACTGGCGGTGGAGCTTCTTTAGAACTATTGGAAGGCAAGATTTTACCAGGTGTAGCACCATTAGTAATTGAAAAAAAGGCATAAAATGATTATAGCTGCAAATTTAAAAACAAATTTAACTCGTAAACAAACATTAGAATATGTAAATGAATTAGAGGATTTTTTAAATAAAAACAATATTTCTCAAGAAGTTTTAGTTTTTCCTGCAGCATCTTCACTTAATGCTCACAGTGGAAAAGTAATAATTGGCGCTCAAAATGCTTATGCTACCGCAAATGGAGCATATACCGGTGAAATAGGGCAGGACCATTTAGATGAATTTGGTATAAAAACTATTCTGATTGGTCATAGTGAAAGACGTCATATCTTAGGTGAATCTCAAGAAGAACTTGTAAAAAAGTTTAACTACTATAAAGAGTTAGGCTACAAAATCATTTACTGTGTTGGTGAACCTTTAGACGTACGAGAAGCTGGATATGAACCAATGATAGAGTACATTTCAGATCAGTATGAAGGTATAGATACAAATTATGAAAATCTAATTATCGCCTATGAGCCAGTCTGGGCGATTGGTACAGGTCTTACACCTACACTAGAAGAGATAGAAGCAACACATAAAGATTTAAAGAAAAAATCACCTGCACCGCTTCTTTATGGAGGCAGTGTTAAAGTTACAAATGCAAATGATGTTTTAGAGTTGCAGAGCGTAGATGGGATACTAGTTGGAAGTGCAGCACTTTATGTAGAGCACTTTTGTACAATGTGTGAATATGCACAAAAAATTGAAAATAAAAACTAAGGATAAAATGTATGATAATGAAGGGTAAAAAAGGTCTAATCGTAGGTCTTGCAAATAATAAATCAATAGCTTATGGAATCGCAAAATCTTGTGCTGACCAGGGTGCAGAAATGGCATTTACATATTTAAATGATGCACTTAAAAAAAGAGTTGAGCCAATTGCTAAAGAGTTTGGGAGTGATAAAGTTTATGAACTAGACGTATCAAATGAAGAACACATGGCAGGAATTGCAGAACTAATAGAGAAAGATTTTGGAAAGATTGACTTTTTGGTTCACTCTGTTGCATTTGCACCAAAAGAAGCACTTAGCGAGCCTTTTATTAAAACTACAAAACAAGCATTCCAAATTGCTATGGATATATCTGTATACTCTTTAATAGACCTAACAAACCGATTAGAGTCTGTTTTAACTGACGATGCTTCAATCTTAACTCTTTCATATCTTGGTGGACCAAAATACATTGTTAACTATAATGTAATGGGTGTTGCAAAAGCTGCATTAGAATCAACTGTCAGATATATGGCTGTTGATCTAGGTAAGAAAGGTCAAAGAGTAAATGCTATCTCTGCTGGTCCAATTAGAACTCTTGCTGCTGCAGGAATTGGCGACTTTAAACAGATTCTAAACTGGAATGAAATCAATGCTCCATTAAAGAAAAATGTTACGACTGAGCAAGTAGGTAATTCAGCTATGTATCTTTTAAGCGACCTAGCATCTGGTGTTACAGGTGAAGTTCATTATGTTGACAGTGGATACAATATTATGGGTATGGCAGCTGCTGAGACAACTGCAGAAGGTAAAACAGTTCTTTCATGGGATATGAAAGACTAATAAATATATATAAATAGTAAGAGTTTATTCTCTTGCTATTCCTCCCCCATTTAAATAACAATCAATAAAATGATGAAAAATTAATCAATAGTCTATATCTTTTATATCTAATATATGTAATAATTATTTCATCAAAACAAAGGAAACAAAATGAAATTTATTAAACTTAGTTTAGCAGCAGCTCTTGTTGTATCTGTAGCATTTGCAGAAGAAAAAAAATCTGATTTAGGTGTTAGTGCTAATGTTGCTATGGCAAGTAACTATGTATGGAGAGGTATGACTCAAAGTGCTGATTCACCAGCGATTCAAGGTGGAATTGACTTAGACTACAAGGGACTATATGTTGGGGCATGGGGGTCTAATGTAAAGTTTACAGGAAGTGATGCTTCAATGGAACTGGATGCTTATGCTGGTTATAAAAATGAAATTGCAGGCATAGGTTATAACATAGGGTATATCCAATATGCATATCCTAATGATTCTAAGGCTTTAAATTTTGGTGAGGCTTACATCGGACTAAGTTATGATTTTAAAGTAGTTGAAGTTAGTGCAAAATATAATCTAGGTATTAAAACAGATACTATAGATCCTGAAAATGCTTATGAAGGTGGTGTAAGTGTACCTCTTCCTATGGATATCAGTATAGATGCAACTATAGGTAACTATGAGAACACAGGAGTATATTACATTGCTGGAGTTAGTAAAAAAATTGATAAATTTAAATTTACTGTAGCTTATAGTGCTATGGATTATAAAGCTTCTACAACTAAAACAGAAGAAAATGTTATAGCAACTGTTTCTGCAAGTTTCTAATTAATTAAATATTTAACTCTCTTTTCCTGTTTTTAGGGAGTTAAATTTTGATATAATCTTCTCTATGTTACTTTTATCAAAAAAACTTTTTTATCTGCTATTTATGTTACTGTTAATTTCAGTAATTTCTTTTTTAGCTATTCATGCCGCACCAAATAGTTTCTTTGCAGCCGGAGAGTTAAATCCAAATATGACTAAAGAGGCAATAGAGCAGTTAAAAGCTGTGTATGGCTTAGATAAATCACTTCTTGGACAATATGTTGACTGGGTAAAAAATATAGCTACTCTTAATTTTGGCATATCATTTGTAAGTGGACAAGATGTAAGCGCAGAGATTTTCAAACGACTTCCTATTACATTAATAATGAATATAACAGCTCTTGTAGCAGTCTTTGTATTATCATTATATCTAGGTGTAAAAGCAGCATTAGAGTATGAGAAAAAGACAGACTATATTATTCGTCAAATTTCTTTGGTCTCTTTTTCGATGCCCTCTTTTTATTTGGCACTTATTTTTATAATATTTCTTTCATTAAATTTAGACCTATTCCCAATAGCCGGACTTCACTCAATAGAAGAAAAAACAGGTTTGGATTACTACATAGATATGGCTTGGCATCTAGTGCTTCCAGTTGGAGTTATGATATTTGTAGGACTTGGTAGTATGATAATCTATATACGCTCTTTAACATTAGAAATACTAAAGAGTGATTACTATTATTTTGCACTTTCCCGAGGACTTGATAAAAAGAAATTACTTCGCTATTACATACTTCCAAATCTTTTACCTCCTATTATTACTCTATTGGGTTTATCACTCCCAGGATTAATTGGTGGTAGCGTTATTTTAGAGTCTATATTTGGGATAGAGGGAATGGGACAACTATTTTTTATGTCTGCTCTAAGCAGAGATTATCCAATAATTATGGGTACTCTAATGATAACAGCATTTTTAACACTTTTGGGGAATATGATTGCGGATTTAATCCTATTAAGATTAAATCCGTATATGAAAAGAGGTTAGTTTATTGAATTAATTAAACAACGCTTCAAGTGCGTCAACACCATCTTTAGCTTCTTCGATCTCACCATCTTCTGTAGTTACAGTGTTGTTTTCAACAAGCTCTATATTTAATCCAGTAAGCATAGAAGCTAGACGGATATTAATACCGCTTTTACCAATAGCTTTTGATTTTTGATCAGCTGGAAGTGTGATGATTGCTTTTTCAGCTTCTCCATCTTCATTTCTAATGATTTCAACATGAGAGATAATAGCAGGACTCATAACACGAGATATAAAAAGTTCAGGAATTGTTGTGTACTCTACACAGTCAATATTTTCTCCTATTAACTCTTGGCTAACAGCATTAATACGAACACCCTTAACACCGACAGTAGCACCAACAGCATCTACTTGAGGGTGAGTACTAAGAAGTGCGATTTTGGCTCTCTCACCAGGAATACGTGCACTTCTCTCTACTATAACAACACCATCAGCAATTTCAGGAACTTCAAGAGCTAATAGTTCTTCTAAAAACTTAGGACTTGTACGAGAAAGTTCTATTTGGATGCCATTTTCTTTATCCAGATTAACACGGCGTACTACAGCTTTTAAGTGATCGCCTTTTTTAAATACTTCACCTTTAATACGGCTTTTCATTGGTAATATAGCACGAACTTCATCTACTTCTATATATGTAGCGTTATGAGAATCGACACTAGTTACACGACCTGTTACAAGTGATCCGATTTTTGATTTATATTTGTTAAAAAGTTCATCTTCTACAAGTCTTTGAATATGGTACTCAATTTCACGGTGAAGCTGAGAAGCTCCAGTTCTTCCGTATTCTTCGAGGTCATGAGGAACTTGTAGCTGATCTTCAAGTTCCACTTGATCATCATATTCTCTAGCGTCTGTAATAGATATGTACGCAGGGGCAACTTCTTCATCTTGAAGTCTTTGGTCATCATCTGCTAAAACAGTAATAGTTTGAACAATTTCGATGCTTTTTGTAGATTCATCAATACTTGCTTCAAAAGCAAAATTTCTATCAATAACTCTTTTTGCAGTTTGAACAAAAGCAGTTTTTAAAGCCTCTAAAACTTTCTCTGGTTGAAGCCCTTTTTCGTGAGCAATTGCATCAACAATATCTAAAATTTTTTCCATTAATATGTCCTAGTGAAGGTAATCTCATAAAAAACAGCTGCAATAATTGTGGGATTTCTTATGAAGTGGTGAAATTATAGCAAAAATAACTTTAATATGACTTTTAGTAGAGTTTGTATATAATGCAAGACTTTTATATAGTCAAGAATAAGGAAACATAATGGATTTAAAATTTGCTAGAACAGATATTGATACAAAACCAAAAAAAGCTGATTTAGAAAAAATCGAAGCAAGCGTTGAAAAAGAAGGAAGTGTAATTTTTTACTTCGATAGAGAAAACTCTCACAAAGATTTACTAGAACTTCAAGATTATTTTGAAGAAAAAGGTAAGAGTTTTTACCTTAGTGAAGTTAAATTCGGACTTTCTGATAACGAATATATGTACCAAGTACACATAATTAGCTAGAGATTATTTAATGAGCAAAAAGTTATTTATTGAGACATTAGGTTGTGCTATGAACTCTCGTGATAGTGAGCATATGATTGCTCAATTGACTGAAAAAGAGGGTTATGAAGCGATTAGTGACTTTAGAGAAGCTGACCTTATTTTAATAAATACATGCTCAGTTAGAGAGAAACCAGTCTCAAAACTTTTCTCGGAACTTGGTATTTTTAATAAAAAGAAAAAGCCAGGTGCTAAAATTGGTGTTTGTGGTTGTACAGCTTCTCATTTAGGTGAAGAAATTATTAAAAGAGCACCATATGTAAACTTTGTTTTAGGTGCGAGAAACGTATCTAAAATTACTGAAGTTTTACATAAAGACAAAGCAGTTGAAATAGATATTAATTATGATGAGAGTGAATTTGCATTTGATGATTTTAGAACATCTCCTTACAAAGCTTTCATTAATATATCTATTGGTTGCGACAAGGCTTGTACTTACTGCATCGTTCCTAAAACTCGTGGTGATGAGATATCTATTCCAGATGCACTTATTATTCGTGAAGCCGAGAGAGCAGTAGATAGTGGTGCAAAAGAAATTTTTCTTTTAGGACAAAATGTAAATAATTATGGTCGTCGTTTTTCAGGCGAACATGAAAAAGTTAACTTTTCAGAACTACTAAGAAGACTAAGTAAAATAGAAGGATTAGAGCGTCTTCGTTTTACTTCTCCTCATCCTTTTCATATGGATGATGAGTTTATAGAAGAGTTTGCGTCTAACCCTAAAATCTGTAAATCAATGCATATGCCGCTTCAAAGTGGTTCTACAAAAGTTTTAAAAGACATGAAAAGAGGTTACTCGAAAGAGTGGTTCCTGAATCGTGTTGAAAAACTTCGTGCTGAGTGTCCTCAAGTTAGCATCTCTACTGATATTATCGTTGCTTTTCCCGGTGAGAGTGATGAAGATTTTGAAGATAGTTTAGATGTTATGCGTCAAGTTAGATTCAATCAGATATTCTCTTTTAAATATTCGGCTCGTCCAGAGACTGAGGCTGAGCATTTTACAAATACTGTTGATGAA
Protein-coding regions in this window:
- the fabI gene encoding enoyl-ACP reductase FabI, producing MIMKGKKGLIVGLANNKSIAYGIAKSCADQGAEMAFTYLNDALKKRVEPIAKEFGSDKVYELDVSNEEHMAGIAELIEKDFGKIDFLVHSVAFAPKEALSEPFIKTTKQAFQIAMDISVYSLIDLTNRLESVLTDDASILTLSYLGGPKYIVNYNVMGVAKAALESTVRYMAVDLGKKGQRVNAISAGPIRTLAAAGIGDFKQILNWNEINAPLKKNVTTEQVGNSAMYLLSDLASGVTGEVHYVDSGYNIMGMAAAETTAEGKTVLSWDMKD
- a CDS encoding TorF family putative porin, encoding MKFIKLSLAAALVVSVAFAEEKKSDLGVSANVAMASNYVWRGMTQSADSPAIQGGIDLDYKGLYVGAWGSNVKFTGSDASMELDAYAGYKNEIAGIGYNIGYIQYAYPNDSKALNFGEAYIGLSYDFKVVEVSAKYNLGIKTDTIDPENAYEGGVSVPLPMDISIDATIGNYENTGVYYIAGVSKKIDKFKFTVAYSAMDYKASTTKTEENVIATVSASF
- a CDS encoding ABC transporter permease, whose product is MLLLSKKLFYLLFMLLLISVISFLAIHAAPNSFFAAGELNPNMTKEAIEQLKAVYGLDKSLLGQYVDWVKNIATLNFGISFVSGQDVSAEIFKRLPITLIMNITALVAVFVLSLYLGVKAALEYEKKTDYIIRQISLVSFSMPSFYLALIFIIFLSLNLDLFPIAGLHSIEEKTGLDYYIDMAWHLVLPVGVMIFVGLGSMIIYIRSLTLEILKSDYYYFALSRGLDKKKLLRYYILPNLLPPIITLLGLSLPGLIGGSVILESIFGIEGMGQLFFMSALSRDYPIIMGTLMITAFLTLLGNMIADLILLRLNPYMKRG
- the nusA gene encoding transcription termination factor NusA, with the protein product MEKILDIVDAIAHEKGLQPEKVLEALKTAFVQTAKRVIDRNFAFEASIDESTKSIEIVQTITVLADDDQRLQDEEVAPAYISITDAREYDDQVELEDQLQVPHDLEEYGRTGASQLHREIEYHIQRLVEDELFNKYKSKIGSLVTGRVTSVDSHNATYIEVDEVRAILPMKSRIKGEVFKKGDHLKAVVRRVNLDKENGIQIELSRTSPKFLEELLALEVPEIADGVVIVERSARIPGERAKIALLSTHPQVDAVGATVGVKGVRINAVSQELIGENIDCVEYTTIPELFISRVMSPAIISHVEIIRNEDGEAEKAIITLPADQKSKAIGKSGINIRLASMLTGLNIELVENNTVTTEDGEIEEAKDGVDALEALFN
- a CDS encoding HP0268 family nuclease gives rise to the protein MDLKFARTDIDTKPKKADLEKIEASVEKEGSVIFYFDRENSHKDLLELQDYFEEKGKSFYLSEVKFGLSDNEYMYQVHIIS
- the miaB gene encoding tRNA (N6-isopentenyl adenosine(37)-C2)-methylthiotransferase MiaB: MSKKLFIETLGCAMNSRDSEHMIAQLTEKEGYEAISDFREADLILINTCSVREKPVSKLFSELGIFNKKKKPGAKIGVCGCTASHLGEEIIKRAPYVNFVLGARNVSKITEVLHKDKAVEIDINYDESEFAFDDFRTSPYKAFINISIGCDKACTYCIVPKTRGDEISIPDALIIREAERAVDSGAKEIFLLGQNVNNYGRRFSGEHEKVNFSELLRRLSKIEGLERLRFTSPHPFHMDDEFIEEFASNPKICKSMHMPLQSGSTKVLKDMKRGYSKEWFLNRVEKLRAECPQVSISTDIIVAFPGESDEDFEDSLDVMRQVRFNQIFSFKYSARPETEAEHFTNTVDEEVASDRLTALQSLNTEIVDEINATSLGKTYRVYFEELIKDYFVSGRSDNNIVIKVKGSDELLGEFRDVKITSIGRTILTGEVVA